Within the Pseudorasbora parva isolate DD20220531a chromosome 15, ASM2467924v1, whole genome shotgun sequence genome, the region tccatgaaagggcatacatggtctgcaacaatgcttaggcaggtggaacgtgtcaaagtaacatccacatggatggcaggacacAAGTTTTCCCAGctgaacattgcccaaagcatcacactgccttcaGAAAATATGTTTAAACAGACAAGGCCACCTTTTTCcgttgctccgtggtccagttctgatactcacatgcccactgttggtacTTTCGTCTGtgaacaggggtcagcatgagcGACAAACTGCGATCGATGCACGGtatattctgacagctttctatcagaaccagcattaactttttgagcaatttgagctacagtagctcgtcggTTTAaacggaccacacaggccagccttcactccccacgtgcatcagtgagccttggccgcccgtGACCCTGttaccggttcaccactgttccttcctttgaCAACTTTTTATAGattctgaccactgcagaccaggaacaacCCACAAGACCAGCAGTTTTGGTCTTCGGTCAGAGATCCTCTGACCCAGTCatttagccatcacaatttggcccttgtcaaactcgctcaaatccttacccttgcccatttttcctgcttctaacacatcagctttgaggaaaaaatgtttacttgctgcgtaatgtatcccacccactaacaggtgccatgataaagagagataatcagtgttattcacttcacctgtcagtggtcacaatgttatgcctgattggagTAATCAGTTTAATCCTGATTGGATAAAAATGTAGCAGGAGCCCCTGTTAAACACTTATAGGACCATAttatgtatttgtattaaataatCTTTTATTTATTGTCATGAGCcatgtattaaaattgtattaattacTTCCTACCCAGCCTACTATTTTGCACCTACTAGTGGGCAGTATTTACAAACACCTGTCCAACTTTGCTCAAAGCAGTTATTTAAATTCCATATTTTTCATCTATTTATGCCATAATTGGAGATCAACTTATAGCAGGGATGACAGTTTCACATACCTTTTTTAAGTTTGTTAAATGTTTCATCACAGGAAATGGCGGTTTCTGTTCTTCCTGATTGCATGAACTATAGCTTAAGGCAGAACGTGAGCGTTTGTGTGTGGGGACGTGTGTCGCAGGGTGTGGTTTCTCTCGCTGCTTTGAGGGAGTTGGCCCCGATCTCGTTTGTCACTAAACACATGCAACCTGTTTCGTGAGCAGCGTGCAACAGTAGTGGCCTGTTGTAGAAGGCAGCTGTCGTACGtcgctcgtttccattgtgtcgTCGTAGTGGCTGGTCATGGAGACGGAGGTAGGGCGTGcagaaatcttgtttcttttcTGAAATGTAATTTCAATGTGCAGTACTATTACAAATCCCCagacttaaaaaaaacagtgtggTTACTTAAACATTCAGTCCGCCTCCAGTTTTCAGCCTTAACTACTTCCAAGAGCTTAGAGACTTTTCTGTTGAATAGCAAGCTGGCATTGCTGGTTGGGTTTACCACAGATTAAATAGCAGGCTTTTTCCATGAATGTCTATCTCATTATGCTTTGCAAAGGTGTATGGTTTCCTAAAAGCCCTAGTAGCCAGACTAATGggttatgttgttgtttttaagcCATTAGTGTATTTGACTAGGAAGGACAGTGTGTTATTTTACTTATTATACTGATTGTTTTAATGTATAAGAAACTAGAGTCAGCGTAACTGACACTTCCATGGAGTCCGATTTATTGTCAGGCTTGGGATTGTTTTCGTCACAGTTGCCCCGTCAGTCCAGATCACAGAATTGCCAGTGGAAATCCaatgtaaaatgtatacattagCCAAAATCATTTTGCCATAGCAAGCCACTGACCAAACTGAATAAAATTCTGCTCACACTGAAAAAAGCTCTTGTGTTTTTGACTTCCTCTGGCCGTGATATTAtttcctctttctctctctttctgcagCCAGGTATTGTGTCTCCGTTCAAGCGAGTGTTTCTGAAAGGAGAGAAGGGGAGAGATAAGAAGGCTCTGGAGAAGTCCACTGAGCGCAGGGCTCTTCACaccttctccctctctctcccggACCACCGTATCGACCCAGATATTCTGCTTAATGACTACATTGAGAAGGAAGTTAAGGTATTGCTCACCTTCTAATTTTACCAATTCGGGGAAAAAAAGTTAAAGTTAGAGAAGAACAACTCCAGAGACTATTGGTGGTAATGCAGACAGCTAGGGAAAAAATGTGAAACGTAAATAAATGCTGCTTAACAAATATTCATGCGTAGTTACCATATCAAATTGAATAGGCAGAGAAACGCTTCTCATATCTTTTGTTGCTGATGTCAAGGGCATGGAAATCAACCCTACAATAGAACAAAGAAATAGATCTACCTGAAAAACTTCAATCACTAgaattgcttcataaaatgtatgatgtattaaaatgtatagaCGGTTTCAACGGCGGCCCAAATTCAACTTCCGGTAGATGTCAATAACAACAGAGGCTGCGTTTTCATTCTTATGCATTGTcatctttaaaggtcccattcttcgcgtgttttcgaagctttgattatgtttacagtgtgcaatataacatgagttcatgtttcgcgtgtaaaaaaacacagtatttttcacacaatttacttatctgtgcagcgctgtttcctctgtcctaaaaacggcctgatgatttccttgttctatgaagtccctccttcagaaatacgtaacgagttctgattgggccagcgcttcccgtgttgtgattggacagcagcttagcgcactttgccaggaaaggtcccgcctcttaccataacggggagatgcaagcactgaacgcgcgctcttctccacgtgagagagcaacaagaccacaccccctattttgcgtgttcttgtgggcggagggttagtcaacaaacggttctagtgacgtcattacatccctgcacttcctgctgtagtccaaaccggccgttcgctgtaggctttgaaagggaacttctgttaaataaaatatctcgcttggcattgaactttcagctttataattttacaggtattatttatgctctaacagcaacattacacactaactaaagtttgaaagatggaatcgcgaagaacgggacctttaattttAATTGTGCAACATTATATTAATCATTTATATGCTTTTGTTGTTTCAGcatgttaattttaaataatctcCCATTTCTGTCTGCAATATAGAGTGGGGCAAATGCAACACAGCAACGTCATGTAAGCACGTAATCGCGTTAGAGAGAGACAATAGTCCAAAATCTCTACCGGTTGACAAATTTGTAGTGGTAATCCTGTCTACTggtatatcgcccacccctacctATAAGTAACTATCATCGCAACTCTGGTTCACATCCTGCAGCATTTTGTTTTTATCAAATCTCCATCTAGTCAACATGTGGTGTCTCCCAGGGTTCAGTTCTCTGCCTGATCCTATTTGTAGTTTAATCTTCCAGTTGGGCAGATAATGAGACACTATTGTTTCCACTGTGATGCCAACAATACCCAAATTAATACCAACTGTGATTCCTACCTTGGTAATATGGGACTTCCATAGGTTATTTAGCACTTCTGCTCACAAACCCTGGAACTCCTCTGAAGTGCAGTCTCTTTGTGTATCATTCttcttcatttttttgttatacCATGCTTTGTAAAGTGATCTTGTGTTCTAGAAATGCTCCATATCATTATTGTTGTCATTACTGCTGTAGTATCTGGGACAGCTGACCTCAGTTCCTGGATATCTGAATCCCTCCAGTCGCACAGAAGTTCTGCAGCTTATTGACAATGCCAGGGTAAGTGTGACAGTCAGAGATCATGCCTTAGTTTGCAGTATGTAGATAAATTCTCATATTGCTTATGTCTTTTGCAGAAGTCTCATCAGTTGGCAGGGCAGCTGACATCAGAGCAGGATGCTGTTGTCAGTCTGTCTGCATACAATGTGAAGCTTGTGTGGCGTGACGGAGAGGACATCATTCTTCGCGTACCCATCCACGACATTGCAGCTGTGTCATATATCAGAGACGACTCACTCCACCTTGTGGTGCTAAAAACAGGTACACAGTCTTTCGGTCAACCAacgagcattaaaaaaaaaactaaacaaaatggAACAGAACACCGTAATGAGGACTATTGTTGAGCTGCTGAAGATAATGTGTGAAAAATAAGCTTGGATTTTCCTCACCATAGAGTTGTATGGTTTGTGTTTGCAGCTCAGGAGCCCGGTGGTTCCCCATGTCATAGTACAGAGATGTCGAAATCTCCCACTCTAAGCTCTCTGTCAGAGAGCGGGGCTGTGCTTGTCGAGGTGTGCTGTCTGCTTGTCCTGGCTGTTGACAACAAGGTtggttttattcatttaaagggCACCTACAACCATCTACATACCTTGGCAATGACtattttccacacaaaaaaatgtttacttgatATACTCAGGAATTAAAGTTCTTTGTCAACGGACTTCCATCAATTGCAGGGTTCCCATCTGACTTTAATGTCCTAAATTCACTTTTCataattttaaagggttagttcacttcactcagaaattaaaattctgttattaattacttaccataatgtcattcgacaccagtaagacctccgttcatcttcggaacacaaattaagttgTGTTGAAATCAGATAATTCAGAAAGGCCTCACATTGGCTACAATGTAATAtcttctctcaagacccataaaaggcactaaagatgttgtTACAAAGTCTATCTCAtgacagtggctctacaataattttatgaagcgacgagaatagtttttgtgtgcaaaaaaaaccctgaataacgacttgtatagtgatggccaatttcaaaacaaagcttcgaaccgttatgaatcagtgtatcgagtcataataaaagccctccttacacctatccctaaccctacccaacaaatgcttttattattaaacatttagtttgtcactttatttccacatttagaacattttcttaatttttattgaaaataaatgcctttcggatgtgatttgtgatgagaaaagagaaGAGCAAGCTTTGCAAAAGGCAGATTTGAAGCCGTGTTGATTGCGACAAAACAGTGATCTATTAGCCATGCATAAGCTTTACTGATTGTGCCACTGAGGACAATGAACAAcgggtgttttttttaaaaatcttgtttggcacagccaggcatagttaggcggagctagtgcatatagcacttgccaacaaggcacgttatttgcacttagtgtaaatagacaCTCCGTAAATAAAAATGGCATTGGTCTGATCATCATGAGCTCTGGTTTTGCAGGCTGCGGCAGAGGAGCTCTGTCTTCTTCTCAGTCAAGTCTTCCAGATCGTATACACGGAGTCCACCATCGACTTCCTGGACAGGGCCATCTTTGATGGAGCCACAACACCCACCAGGCATCTGTCGATCTACAGCGGTGAGTGAGCAACAGCTTCATCATTTTGGGATTTCCCAGTAAATTTGTTCTTTCCAAAACCACATACCACAGTCAGTTTCACATTACTGTTATTTTATCTGAGCCGTAATTATGCTTCCTAATGCTTAGtctgttaaaggacaactccggtaagaaatgaccctaggggtaattaacagatggtagATCGTTCTTGGCGatgtgttttcatgaaaatcgaatgtaaagagttttatctctaaaaacagattagcttataacgcttgtctatggggcacagggtaagtgaaattaaatcgctagttaatgccactaacaaggctaaaaatagccttacactaacacagtagcataatgagggtcacTACAGGCAAACCGTaggattgagaactttgtaagtgtacaaacaatttaataagaagatactttatacagacaggagccatcttggaaaaaagTCTTGACGAGTCAAGCCATGAACGCTCTGCTAAATGATGAACTGTGTCTTGGAATCTCATAATGtctgttgtttccggaagaaagcactgaacgcaacagagaaaataaataaataaaaataaaaatctccatgtaattagatttcacaaacttaattcctatcgactagctcacttagcacagcgttcatggcttgactcgtcgagactgttttccgagatggcgcctgtccgtaaACGCGTAATGTAATGTGAATGTCTTTATatagtatcttcttattaaactgtttgtacattCTCAatccttcggtttgcatgtagtgACCCTCATTATGTtactgtgttagtgtggggctattttgagccttgttagtggtattaactagcaattTAATATCACTTACCCTTTGCCCCATatgcattataagctaatctgtttttagagataaaactctttacattcaattttcatgaaaacgcatcacAGAAAACGATCTACTCaataaccatctgttaattacccctaggttcatttctcacctgagttgtcctttaaatatCGACTTTGTagcaaaatgaaatatttctgAATACGTTCCTGTTTTGTCCAATAAAAGAGGACTCCTCAAGCAAAGATGTCAAAGAAGTGTTCGAGGCAGAGGCAAGCACATTGTGAGTATTAGTTTAACTGTTCAACTCTGCAGTAGTGTGCTATTTTTCTGTTGAATTGAGCAATCATGTTTTTGTCTAACCTCAGTTCGTTCCAGAGTTCTTTAGAGGCAGGACACTCCTCTAGCCCTTCACCCTCCTCCACCCCGGCCTCACCACAAACCAAAACAGCCAGTGAGAGTGAACTGAGCACAACAGCTGCCGAACTGCTGCAAGACTACATGACCACAGTGAGTGTATAAAATGCACCTGGATGCCTGTTGTTAGTTTCTCTTTCTTCTGAGTCTATAATTCTAGCATATTAAATGTTCAATTTGTTTTTACACTACAATTTTCTTGTCATCCTCTGCAATAGTTGAGGACGAAGCTGTCTTCTCAGGAGATCCAGCAGTTTGCCACACTGTTACATGAGTACAGAAACGGAGCCTCCATCCACGAGTTCTGTATCAACCTGCGTCAGCTGTATGGAGACAGCAGGAAGTTCCTCCTCCTTGGTTAGTTACAAGCTGGGGTGTTCAATTTGTCTCTAGTTTGTCTAAATGGGTCACCTACATGTCTACgaactctcattagagtgttAGTAGAGTATAAGTTGACTGTTAGGGTTAAAATAAATTGACATGTAGTTTCAAAGTGACTTAAAGTCAGTAAGAATGTCTGTCGGAGGACCATCACAATAGAGAGTTAGCAGACGATTGATTGATCAATCATTAGCTCTTTCatttagaaggcggggcttattcACCAAATTGGGCATTGTGCTTTCTCCCATTTATAAGTAATCAGAGTTCAACGTCTCCCTATATATCAAGTCTTTAGTGATGGTATTAATGGGTCAAGTGTTGCCGAAATAGATCACCTTCAACAGTTTCATGAAAATGGCTAAAGCACATAACGATGTGAAGTAACGGTGTAACATTACACAAATCTGACGGTTCAGTACTTACCTCGGTTTTTAAGTCCGATTTCTGTACAGCAGTTTTTCtaaattgctttttatttatttttattcaacagtggtttactgaaaaaaatgtctgtccttaattttattcaattataactaAAAGTTTCTTAAAGATAATGCTGTAAATATAGGAAGTCCTTACTTAGGCTACATTGTAaaggttaacaacagagcccaaCTAATAGCCTCaattcagttatttatttttagatataataatcaacacaCATAAACGTCACATAaggcagtttttgcattaacttctaaatctaatccaatttgttgttgaaatataatttacacggctgtcaaatcatgacagatttatttaaacattcgctacataaaataaacaatacatcACATacaggttaagtagaatataatgaatatataggctaatatagtgtgtatatatatttagtgAAAGAGTTTATTTCTCTAGGGAACTAACAACTGTGGACACTGAATGACTTCTGAGGTAAATGCGATGC harbors:
- the ccm2 gene encoding cerebral cavernous malformations protein 2 homolog isoform X2; its protein translation is METEPGIVSPFKRVFLKGEKGRDKKALEKSTERRALHTFSLSLPDHRIDPDILLNDYIEKEVKYLGQLTSVPGYLNPSSRTEVLQLIDNARKSHQLAGQLTSEQDAVVSLSAYNVKLVWRDGEDIILRVPIHDIAAVSYIRDDSLHLVVLKTAQEPGGSPCHSTEMSKSPTLSSLSESGAVLVEVCCLLVLAVDNKAAAEELCLLLSQVFQIVYTESTIDFLDRAIFDGATTPTRHLSIYSEDSSSKDVKEVFEAEASTFSFQSSLEAGHSSSPSPSSTPASPQTKTASESELSTTAAELLQDYMTTLRTKLSSQEIQQFATLLHEYRNGASIHEFCINLRQLYGDSRKFLLLGLRPFIPEKDSQHFENFLETIGVKDGRGIITDSFGRYKRTTSSASDSTTNGNGAAGGSDEGTATSEGDEWDRMISDISNDIEALGSSMDQDGVSS
- the ccm2 gene encoding cerebral cavernous malformations protein 2 homolog isoform X1, yielding MEEDVKKVKKPGIVSPFKRVFLKGEKGRDKKALEKSTERRALHTFSLSLPDHRIDPDILLNDYIEKEVKYLGQLTSVPGYLNPSSRTEVLQLIDNARKSHQLAGQLTSEQDAVVSLSAYNVKLVWRDGEDIILRVPIHDIAAVSYIRDDSLHLVVLKTAQEPGGSPCHSTEMSKSPTLSSLSESGAVLVEVCCLLVLAVDNKAAAEELCLLLSQVFQIVYTESTIDFLDRAIFDGATTPTRHLSIYSEDSSSKDVKEVFEAEASTFSFQSSLEAGHSSSPSPSSTPASPQTKTASESELSTTAAELLQDYMTTLRTKLSSQEIQQFATLLHEYRNGASIHEFCINLRQLYGDSRKFLLLGLRPFIPEKDSQHFENFLETIGVKDGRGIITDSFGRYKRTTSSASDSTTNGNGAAGGSDEGTATSEGDEWDRMISDISNDIEALGSSMDQDGVSS